Proteins encoded within one genomic window of Bacteroides sedimenti:
- a CDS encoding helix-turn-helix domain-containing protein: MKDQLLVNKKKSLNTDKNEEHTNYIFDHSSNFSLHTLNKGETFNVRNKNKNCIVFIISGEIELTRENDPQLIFEKESMFFVSANNFLYSGSALQNAKIILLRIIDILPFYEKLSLNDLEIYCPSEVVELEAIGIEEHLYYFLHGIILYLRNNIQCIHLHNLKKNEFFFIIRTFYEKKIVARFLSPLIQSQNDFRNMVLNRHTPTCSVEELASRCNMSAKTLTRKFKEHFNTTPYQWLMLQKNKLIKIKLAQGESVQKIADEFDFPSVGHFVSYCKKYIE, encoded by the coding sequence ATGAAAGATCAATTATTAGTGAATAAAAAGAAATCCTTAAATACTGATAAGAATGAAGAACATACGAACTATATATTTGATCATAGCTCAAACTTTAGCTTGCATACATTGAATAAAGGGGAGACATTCAATGTAAGGAACAAGAATAAAAACTGTATCGTATTTATTATCAGCGGCGAAATTGAATTAACTAGAGAGAATGACCCTCAACTAATATTTGAGAAGGAAAGTATGTTCTTTGTTTCTGCTAATAATTTCTTATATAGTGGGTCCGCACTTCAAAATGCTAAAATAATACTTTTGAGAATCATCGACATCCTTCCGTTCTATGAAAAACTATCATTAAATGATTTGGAAATATATTGTCCCTCAGAAGTTGTAGAATTGGAAGCCATTGGAATAGAAGAACATCTTTATTATTTCTTACATGGAATTATTTTGTATCTAAGAAATAACATTCAGTGCATTCATCTTCACAATTTAAAGAAAAATGAATTTTTTTTCATCATACGAACATTTTATGAAAAAAAGATTGTAGCCCGTTTTTTGTCACCATTGATTCAAAGCCAAAACGACTTTAGAAATATGGTATTAAACAGACACACCCCAACATGCAGCGTTGAGGAACTTGCCTCTAGATGCAATATGTCCGCTAAAACCTTAACTAGAAAATTCAAAGAACATTTTAATACAACTCCTTACCAATGGCTAATGCTTCAAAAAAATAAATTGATAAAAATTAAATTAGCTCAAGGTGAATCGGTTCAAAAAATTGCAGATGAGTTTGATTTTCCTTCTGTTGGGCACTTCGTTAGCTACTGTAAGAAATATATTGAATAA
- a CDS encoding LA_2272 family surface repeat-containing protein: MKKKVIAFIGLFISSRLLFAQIPVKHTLNLSIWDPVATSPYDSLSMTRVTLGLSSKTYQLKGVGINLLAHFNEHRVSGFSLNGVGEFVNGNMNGVEVAGLFNVVTGHMHGVQIAAVQNTSVQHAKGMMIAGITNFAIGNARGIQLAGVTNMAGSHFSGVQISSGVNIATSSSDLLQLAGMVNVCSEPINGIQIGMGNYAGGVNGVQAGLLNLCGGEVKGVQVGIINHSKDTSAVKIGLVNINPKTRIQLMTYGGNTTKINTAVRFKNTYTYSILGIGTHYLGLNEKFSGSLFYRVGAGLTPFKRAFISSDAGFSHIENFDNESQATPERMYSLQLRLNLEYYPLSRLGIFASGGYAHTRYYKANRIYENKPIVELGIILF, from the coding sequence ATGAAGAAAAAAGTTATTGCATTTATAGGATTATTCATTTCATCCCGTCTGCTTTTTGCGCAAATCCCGGTGAAACATACGCTTAACCTCTCCATTTGGGATCCGGTTGCTACCTCACCTTACGATTCGTTGAGCATGACCAGAGTGACGCTTGGATTATCTTCCAAGACATATCAACTGAAGGGTGTGGGAATAAACCTTCTTGCTCATTTCAATGAGCACAGGGTCAGCGGATTTTCACTTAATGGTGTAGGTGAGTTCGTAAACGGAAATATGAATGGGGTGGAGGTTGCCGGACTTTTTAACGTTGTGACCGGTCATATGCACGGTGTGCAGATTGCTGCGGTACAAAATACCAGCGTACAACATGCCAAGGGGATGATGATTGCTGGGATAACCAACTTTGCAATAGGCAATGCAAGAGGTATTCAGTTGGCAGGTGTAACAAACATGGCTGGTTCTCATTTCAGTGGAGTACAAATCTCTTCAGGAGTGAACATTGCAACATCTTCATCTGATTTGCTTCAATTGGCCGGCATGGTCAATGTCTGTTCGGAACCAATCAACGGTATTCAGATAGGAATGGGGAATTATGCCGGAGGAGTGAACGGCGTTCAGGCTGGTTTACTCAATCTTTGTGGTGGAGAGGTTAAGGGAGTACAGGTAGGAATCATTAACCACAGCAAAGATACCTCGGCCGTTAAAATCGGATTGGTTAATATCAATCCCAAAACAAGAATTCAGCTGATGACTTATGGGGGGAATACAACGAAGATAAACACGGCTGTCCGGTTTAAAAACACCTATACCTATTCTATCCTTGGAATTGGCACTCATTATTTAGGGCTAAACGAAAAGTTTTCGGGTTCTCTATTTTACAGGGTTGGTGCCGGATTAACTCCTTTCAAGAGGGCATTTATAAGTTCAGATGCCGGTTTCTCGCACATAGAAAATTTTGATAATGAAAGTCAGGCAACGCCAGAACGAATGTATTCACTTCAGCTGAGGTTAAACCTGGAATATTATCCTTTATCCAGACTGGGAATCTTTGCATCGGGTGGTTATGCACACACACGATACTATAAAGCCAACCGGATTTATGAAAACAAACCAATTGTAGAGTTGGGAATCATACTGTTTTAA
- a CDS encoding GNAT family N-acetyltransferase, producing the protein MIECVILHNEKENRFETEVDGQFAYVDYIPYEGGLDFTHTWVPREIGGKGVAAALVDHALQYARDNHLKVIASCPYVKAYVQKHDEYKILCQ; encoded by the coding sequence ATGATAGAGTGTGTTATATTACATAATGAAAAAGAAAATCGATTTGAAACAGAAGTAGATGGCCAATTTGCTTATGTTGATTATATTCCTTATGAGGGAGGACTCGACTTTACACATACCTGGGTGCCGCGGGAGATTGGCGGTAAAGGGGTTGCTGCAGCCTTAGTTGACCACGCATTGCAATATGCCCGCGATAATCATCTGAAAGTCATAGCTTCTTGTCCGTATGTAAAAGCATACGTGCAGAAACATGATGAGTACAAAATACTTTGCCAGTAG
- a CDS encoding DUF3575 domain-containing protein, producing MKLLSLFYALTVSIAIYSQNLTIKNNLLYDATTTPNLALEIGLGKKTTLDLYGGLNPFTYNDNKKLKHWLVQPELRFWNCERFNGLFFGIHAHGGQFNVGGIEFPFNIFPEVKEHRFEGYFYGGGVSVGNQWILNKHWNLEASIGGGYARTHYDKYVCPKCGPKVNSGNKNYWGVTKATLSLIYTIH from the coding sequence ATCAAACTTTTATCTTTATTTTATGCACTCACAGTATCTATAGCCATTTATTCGCAGAATCTTACGATTAAGAATAACCTGCTATACGATGCGACTACCACTCCAAACCTAGCTTTGGAAATAGGTCTTGGTAAGAAAACGACACTAGACCTTTATGGAGGATTAAACCCTTTTACTTATAATGACAATAAAAAATTAAAGCATTGGCTGGTTCAACCTGAACTTCGTTTTTGGAACTGTGAGCGGTTTAATGGATTATTCTTCGGTATTCATGCTCACGGAGGACAATTCAACGTAGGGGGGATTGAATTTCCTTTTAATATCTTTCCGGAAGTAAAGGAACATCGCTTTGAAGGGTATTTCTATGGAGGTGGTGTTAGTGTTGGAAATCAGTGGATTCTGAACAAGCATTGGAATCTGGAAGCAAGTATTGGAGGTGGGTATGCCCGCACTCATTATGACAAATATGTTTGCCCGAAATGTGGTCCCAAGGTCAATTCAGGAAATAAAAATTATTGGGGAGTAACCAAAGCTACTCTCTCGCTTATTTATACGATTCACTAA
- the hemG gene encoding protoporphyrinogen oxidase: protein MNKNKEVDVVIIGAGVTGLVTAFYLIEKGLKVLVLDKSDRVGGQMESIHEDGFVFESGPNTGVVSNAEVVELFQKLHPHCSLEIARKEAKVRLIWKDGAFHPLPSGLSSAVSTPLFTLSDKIRVLFEPLRKKGDDPFESIGSLTKRRLGKSFLNYAVDPFISGIYAGDPSKLVTRFALPKLYNLEQNYGSFIRGSIKKASEPKSERDKLATKEVFSVPGGFGELTKALKEKIKEENIRLSVKSISVQPVEDGWQTFLSSDEQIHSRYIVSTAPAFALPELLPFIDEKEMNPISSLRYAPVIQVGVGVTKADGHVPNAFGGLVPSCEKKKMLGILFPSSCFSHRSPEGGGTLSFFIGGSKHPEYLDYTDTQLEELVKESLCTMLGFPHGYTPDKIKIFRHERAIPQYEADSEERLTSIERLKEQYPRLFLAGGIRDGIGMADRIKQATRIAEEIVNLK, encoded by the coding sequence ATGAATAAGAACAAAGAGGTTGATGTTGTAATTATCGGTGCCGGAGTTACAGGACTGGTTACCGCTTTCTATCTGATTGAAAAAGGACTGAAAGTGCTTGTACTGGATAAAAGCGACAGAGTAGGCGGACAGATGGAATCTATTCATGAAGACGGATTTGTTTTTGAATCGGGCCCCAATACTGGTGTTGTTTCCAATGCCGAGGTGGTGGAACTCTTTCAGAAGCTGCATCCTCACTGCTCGCTGGAAATTGCCCGGAAAGAAGCAAAAGTCAGACTAATCTGGAAAGATGGTGCTTTTCATCCGTTGCCTTCCGGACTCTCTTCAGCGGTAAGTACACCTCTTTTTACCTTGAGCGATAAGATAAGGGTGCTTTTCGAACCTCTTCGAAAAAAAGGAGACGATCCGTTTGAAAGTATCGGAAGCCTGACAAAGAGGAGACTTGGTAAATCATTCCTCAACTATGCCGTCGATCCCTTTATTTCTGGCATTTACGCGGGAGATCCTAGTAAATTGGTGACTCGTTTTGCATTGCCTAAACTATACAACCTGGAACAAAACTATGGCAGTTTTATCCGAGGAAGTATCAAGAAAGCTTCGGAGCCTAAATCCGAACGTGATAAGCTGGCTACGAAAGAGGTGTTTTCCGTTCCTGGAGGATTCGGAGAGTTGACCAAAGCTTTGAAAGAAAAGATTAAAGAAGAAAATATTCGCCTATCTGTAAAGAGTATTTCGGTGCAGCCGGTAGAAGATGGTTGGCAAACATTTCTCTCCAGCGATGAACAGATTCATTCTCGTTACATTGTCTCAACTGCTCCTGCTTTTGCTTTGCCGGAACTACTTCCTTTTATTGATGAGAAGGAGATGAACCCCATTAGCTCTCTTCGTTATGCACCGGTGATTCAGGTGGGAGTAGGAGTGACAAAAGCCGACGGACATGTGCCAAATGCTTTCGGCGGACTGGTTCCTTCGTGTGAGAAGAAAAAAATGCTGGGAATCCTGTTTCCCTCTTCTTGTTTCTCTCATCGTAGCCCTGAAGGCGGAGGTACGCTCTCATTCTTTATAGGTGGTAGTAAACATCCGGAATATCTTGACTATACAGATACACAACTGGAAGAACTGGTAAAAGAGTCTCTGTGTACTATGCTGGGATTTCCACACGGGTATACTCCTGATAAGATAAAGATCTTCCGTCATGAAAGAGCCATACCGCAGTATGAGGCTGACAGTGAAGAACGCCTGACAAGCATTGAACGCCTGAAGGAACAATATCCTCGTCTTTTTTTGGCAGGAGGAATAAGAGACGGCATCGGCATGGCCGACCGCATCAAGCAGGCCACTAGGATTGCCGAAGAAATTGTGAACTTAAAGTAA
- a CDS encoding MFS transporter: MMNIKQTNKLFTFFSLYIAQSVPMSLFSTLLPVLMRQGNFSLSTIGLLQLMKLPWILKIFWAPLVDRKTSELSTYKRWIFSSEMVYAVLILLVAFLDLKTNFYTIFALIILSFIASATQDIATDALTALSFNRRERGVANSMQSMGSFAGAVVGGGLLLLHYKFIGWSNLMISVSFFVMLALVPLFFYKDKKFTPRQGHAPIRMKDLWLFFHQKGVGRQLVFLILCYSGLIGILAMVKPYMVDLGYKTGEIGVIFGIFGSLCGCLFSFVGGYVIRSVGRYYSRILFACLVLATTLLFYFLSLSTPGKLMLYVAIFCLWASYGLSSVLVNTVAMDFLRDGREGTDFTLQTVITHLSSMIIAVFSGKLADCLGYSGLFLIECGLAVSSLIFILVSFKKTSHHE, encoded by the coding sequence ATGATGAATATAAAACAAACGAATAAGTTATTTACCTTCTTTTCACTCTACATCGCTCAGTCGGTGCCTATGAGTTTGTTCAGTACCTTGCTGCCTGTATTAATGCGGCAAGGTAACTTTTCATTAAGTACCATTGGTTTGCTTCAGCTAATGAAACTACCATGGATATTGAAAATATTCTGGGCTCCGCTTGTCGATAGAAAAACTTCTGAATTGAGTACATATAAAAGATGGATCTTTTCATCCGAAATGGTTTATGCCGTTCTTATCCTGCTGGTGGCTTTCCTGGATCTGAAAACAAATTTCTATACCATCTTTGCTTTAATCATTTTATCGTTTATTGCTTCGGCCACTCAGGATATTGCAACCGATGCCTTGACTGCTCTTTCTTTTAACCGCAGAGAGCGGGGCGTAGCCAACAGCATGCAAAGTATGGGTAGTTTTGCCGGAGCGGTAGTTGGCGGTGGATTGTTGCTTTTACATTATAAATTCATCGGTTGGAGCAATTTAATGATCAGTGTTTCCTTTTTTGTAATGCTGGCATTAGTTCCGCTCTTCTTCTACAAAGATAAGAAATTTACTCCCAGACAGGGACATGCACCTATCCGAATGAAAGACCTATGGCTTTTCTTTCACCAAAAAGGAGTGGGTAGACAACTGGTTTTCCTGATTCTTTGTTATTCCGGTCTGATTGGAATTCTGGCTATGGTGAAACCCTATATGGTAGATTTAGGTTATAAAACGGGTGAAATTGGTGTTATATTTGGTATCTTTGGGTCGTTGTGCGGCTGCCTGTTTTCATTTGTGGGCGGATATGTGATTCGTTCCGTGGGACGTTATTATTCACGTATCCTTTTTGCCTGCCTTGTACTGGCAACTACATTACTATTCTATTTCCTCTCTCTTTCCACTCCAGGTAAGCTAATGCTTTATGTGGCAATTTTTTGTCTTTGGGCAAGCTACGGTCTCTCTTCGGTATTGGTAAATACGGTTGCAATGGACTTCCTAAGAGATGGCAGAGAAGGAACAGATTTTACACTCCAAACGGTGATTACACACTTAAGCAGCATGATTATTGCTGTATTTAGCGGAAAGCTTGCCGATTGCCTGGGTTACAGCGGACTGTTTCTTATTGAGTGCGGACTGGCTGTTTCGTCGTTGATTTTTATATTGGTTAGTTTTAAAAAGACGTCTCATCATGAATGA
- a CDS encoding TonB-dependent receptor, whose translation MFKPALLLSLLFLSQNMKSNPIENDTLKKPHVVLDEVVITSYKEKKNIREIPASVSLVSLSEIRNKNIMDVKEISSYVPNLFIPDYGSKLTSPVYIRGIGSKINAPSVGLYVDGIPFFEKSVFDFDMNEVERVEVLRGPQGTLYGRNTMGGIINVYTKNPLIYQGATLSATAGNYGQTRFSGSYYGKLNDSFGYSVAGSYKHTDGFFKNMYTGSMADNQNSASGKLKLFWKKSPRFNSNLMVNYEYSDQGGYPYGLMDLKTGEIGDVNYNRYSSYRRGVLTSGLTMNYSFDKFLLKSVTGYQYFDDRQAIDQDFTTKDLYFVTQTQRQHMISEELEMRSAGDSRYTWLNGFFAFHQSSVSEVKVLPIVKDYNAPTDGFAFYHQSTLKDLILEKLSATVGLRLDYEKSSQDYDYVKIVSDVTQPVQSLDTKLDFSKLTPKFSLQYQFTPNNMAYATVTNGYKTGGFNTSFDADKDQTFKPETSWNYEVGGKFSFFGDRLKGDASLFYIDWRNQQISQPLASGKGLMLRNAGKSYSKGVELAMQGNVCKGLNLQMSYGYTEAKFRSYISGANDFSGNYIPYIPRQTMMLGGDYTLNLNSRFIEQLVFSTQYIGTGKLYWNDKNSVNQGYYGILNGKVSARKGNLMVDFWIKNATSTHYTAFYLESLGNSFGQKGKPMTLGTTISYSF comes from the coding sequence ATGTTTAAACCAGCACTTTTATTATCTCTTTTGTTCCTCAGTCAGAATATGAAATCAAATCCGATTGAGAATGATACTCTGAAAAAGCCTCACGTAGTTTTAGATGAAGTGGTGATCACTTCCTATAAGGAGAAAAAGAATATTCGGGAAATCCCGGCTTCAGTCTCTTTAGTATCCTTGAGCGAAATTCGGAATAAGAACATTATGGATGTGAAAGAAATAAGTTCTTATGTACCGAACCTCTTTATTCCCGATTATGGTTCCAAATTGACATCACCTGTATATATTCGTGGTATTGGATCCAAAATTAATGCTCCTTCAGTAGGATTATACGTAGATGGAATTCCTTTTTTCGAGAAATCGGTTTTTGATTTCGATATGAACGAAGTAGAGAGAGTTGAAGTGCTTCGCGGACCGCAGGGAACCCTTTACGGAAGGAACACAATGGGCGGTATAATCAATGTGTATACTAAAAATCCATTGATATATCAGGGAGCGACTCTTAGCGCAACTGCCGGGAATTATGGTCAAACCCGTTTCTCCGGTTCCTATTATGGTAAGTTGAATGATTCATTTGGGTACTCTGTGGCTGGTAGTTACAAGCATACCGATGGCTTTTTTAAGAATATGTATACCGGATCTATGGCAGACAACCAGAATTCTGCTTCCGGAAAACTGAAACTGTTCTGGAAGAAAAGTCCTCGTTTCAATTCGAATTTGATGGTAAATTACGAATATTCCGATCAGGGTGGTTATCCTTACGGACTTATGGACCTTAAAACCGGAGAGATTGGAGATGTGAATTACAACAGATACAGCTCATATCGTAGGGGGGTACTAACCAGCGGATTGACTATGAACTATTCGTTTGATAAGTTTCTTTTAAAATCAGTGACTGGATATCAATATTTTGATGATCGTCAGGCCATTGATCAGGACTTTACTACAAAAGATCTTTATTTTGTGACTCAGACCCAGCGACAACATATGATTTCTGAAGAGCTGGAAATGAGATCGGCCGGAGATAGTCGTTATACCTGGCTGAATGGTTTCTTTGCTTTCCACCAAAGTTCTGTAAGTGAGGTGAAAGTTTTGCCGATAGTGAAAGATTACAATGCACCGACCGATGGTTTTGCTTTTTATCATCAGTCAACATTGAAAGACCTAATTTTAGAAAAATTATCTGCAACCGTCGGATTGCGTTTGGATTATGAGAAATCCAGTCAAGATTACGACTATGTGAAAATAGTTTCGGACGTGACTCAACCGGTTCAATCGCTCGATACTAAACTTGATTTCTCTAAGTTGACTCCAAAGTTCTCTTTGCAATATCAGTTTACTCCTAATAATATGGCCTATGCAACCGTGACTAATGGATATAAGACGGGAGGATTCAACACCTCGTTTGATGCGGATAAAGATCAAACCTTTAAACCGGAAACAAGCTGGAACTATGAGGTGGGAGGCAAGTTTTCATTCTTTGGAGACCGCCTCAAGGGTGATGCTTCCTTGTTCTACATCGACTGGAGGAATCAGCAGATTTCACAGCCGCTGGCTAGCGGAAAAGGATTGATGCTGAGAAACGCCGGTAAGTCTTACAGTAAAGGAGTTGAACTAGCGATGCAAGGGAATGTATGTAAAGGACTGAATTTACAAATGAGCTATGGTTATACAGAAGCTAAATTCCGCTCCTATATTTCCGGGGCCAATGACTTCTCAGGTAACTACATTCCTTATATTCCTCGCCAGACCATGATGCTTGGAGGAGATTATACGTTGAATCTTAATTCACGATTCATTGAACAGCTGGTTTTCTCTACACAATATATCGGCACCGGAAAACTTTACTGGAACGATAAAAACTCTGTTAACCAAGGTTATTATGGAATACTGAATGGGAAAGTATCGGCTCGTAAAGGAAATCTGATGGTTGATTTTTGGATTAAGAATGCAACATCTACCCACTATACCGCGTTCTATCTGGAGTCGCTCGGAAACTCTTTCGGTCAGAAAGGCAAACCGATGACCTTGGGTACAACCATCTCTTATTCTTTTTAA
- a CDS encoding cation diffusion facilitator family transporter — protein MKEDLIKQKVQGWIVSMSLIILVGKFIAFYLTNSVGILTDAMESIVNVTAGLISFFSLRYAARPKDKKHPFGHGKVELISASIEGLLIMIAGGMIIYEGVRRLFEPATIGKLDIGIAVVAVSGAINYVMGWYSIRMGKKYDSIALEAGGKHLQSDTYSTIGLVVGLSLLFFTGLKWIDSALALIFGSIIVVTGVLILRKTIANLMDKADDEVLHKMLEVISTVRKPEWIDIHNMKIIKYGSYLFVDCDLTLPWFYNITEGHQACDELKGILSARYSDRLLVTIHSDPCQEKHCNHCQMSDCEYRKYPFTAPLKLTLKELTASDEEHKEEHLNSVV, from the coding sequence ATGAAGGAAGATTTAATAAAGCAGAAGGTTCAGGGGTGGATTGTCTCTATGTCTTTGATTATTCTTGTTGGAAAATTCATAGCTTTCTATCTTACAAATTCTGTAGGTATACTGACAGATGCCATGGAGAGCATCGTTAATGTAACAGCTGGACTAATTAGTTTTTTTAGTTTGAGGTATGCAGCGCGACCTAAAGACAAAAAACATCCGTTTGGTCATGGAAAGGTGGAATTGATATCTGCTTCAATCGAAGGACTGCTGATTATGATAGCCGGAGGAATGATTATCTATGAGGGGGTTCGTCGTCTTTTTGAGCCTGCCACGATAGGCAAACTGGATATTGGTATTGCTGTGGTAGCTGTTTCCGGAGCCATAAATTATGTAATGGGATGGTACAGTATCCGGATGGGGAAGAAGTATGATTCAATTGCGCTGGAAGCAGGAGGAAAGCATCTGCAATCGGATACTTATTCAACCATCGGTCTGGTGGTTGGTCTTTCACTGCTTTTCTTTACCGGATTGAAATGGATAGACAGCGCTTTGGCGTTGATATTTGGTTCCATTATCGTTGTGACCGGTGTTCTGATACTTCGGAAAACAATTGCCAACCTGATGGACAAAGCCGATGATGAAGTTCTGCATAAAATGCTGGAAGTGATCTCGACCGTGAGAAAACCGGAATGGATTGACATCCATAATATGAAAATCATTAAGTATGGAAGTTATCTATTCGTGGATTGCGATTTAACTCTACCGTGGTTTTATAATATTACGGAGGGGCATCAGGCCTGCGATGAATTGAAAGGAATTCTGTCTGCAAGATATTCAGATAGATTGCTGGTGACGATTCATTCTGACCCTTGTCAGGAGAAACATTGCAACCATTGTCAGATGAGTGACTGTGAGTATCGAAAATATCCTTTTACAGCACCGTTGAAACTCACGCTTAAAGAGCTTACGGCAAGTGATGAGGAACATAAAGAAGAGCACCTGAATTCAGTTGTTTGA
- the hemN gene encoding oxygen-independent coproporphyrinogen III oxidase, with amino-acid sequence MNEHLIAKYNVPTPRYTSYPPANYFHDQFTNEEFEKAVIASNKTHPQNISFYIHIPFCRHLCHYCGCNSYPMAKDEVIAAYIDALKKEIGKVIPLLDKSRKISQIHYGGGSPSSIPLHYLKEINELLLSEFECTEDPEIAIECHPAYLNETNWMELIKAGFNRCSIGVQDFNEKVLKGVNRRPSLLEMETIFGLLRSHGVSINLDFIYGLPYQSVESFEKTILKAVSLKPDRLVTFSYAHVPWVNKAMTILEKNGLPSPQEKSGMYNAAKRILTEKGYQPIGLDHFVLPDDDLNKALLSGQLHRNFQGYCTRKTTGQVYAFGVTAISQLSMVYSQNTKSIPEYIQKMNNGVFAIIKGYTLNREEQIAKEVITTLMCNDRLNWKEISAHIGMDEAEIKNAISYDEEKLAEFAEDGIITYSPEEIDITPEGSLFVRNVAASFDPLMKKGDQSKRFSKPV; translated from the coding sequence ATGAATGAACATTTGATTGCAAAATATAATGTACCAACACCAAGGTACACCAGTTATCCTCCGGCCAACTATTTCCATGATCAGTTTACAAATGAGGAGTTTGAGAAAGCGGTGATTGCATCTAACAAGACTCATCCGCAAAATATCTCTTTCTATATCCATATCCCTTTTTGCCGACATCTGTGCCATTACTGTGGATGCAATTCGTATCCTATGGCTAAAGATGAAGTGATTGCTGCCTATATCGATGCTTTAAAGAAAGAGATCGGTAAGGTGATTCCGCTATTGGATAAAAGCAGAAAAATTTCGCAGATACATTACGGTGGAGGAAGTCCCAGCAGCATTCCGCTTCATTACCTGAAGGAGATTAACGAACTGCTTCTTTCGGAATTTGAATGCACCGAAGATCCCGAGATTGCTATCGAATGTCATCCGGCATATCTGAACGAAACAAACTGGATGGAATTGATTAAGGCAGGATTTAACCGCTGCAGCATTGGTGTGCAGGATTTTAATGAAAAGGTATTGAAAGGTGTAAACCGTAGACCATCTTTATTGGAGATGGAGACCATTTTCGGGTTGCTCAGATCTCATGGCGTTTCAATCAATCTCGATTTCATTTACGGTCTTCCATATCAGTCTGTGGAAAGCTTTGAAAAGACTATCCTGAAAGCAGTTTCTCTGAAACCCGATCGCCTGGTAACCTTTTCATATGCCCATGTGCCCTGGGTGAACAAGGCTATGACGATATTAGAGAAGAATGGATTGCCATCACCACAAGAGAAGAGCGGTATGTACAATGCCGCCAAACGAATTTTGACAGAGAAAGGATATCAACCCATCGGACTGGACCATTTCGTATTGCCGGATGATGACCTGAATAAGGCGCTTTTATCAGGACAGCTGCATCGTAATTTTCAGGGATACTGTACACGGAAAACCACCGGTCAGGTATACGCTTTCGGGGTAACAGCCATTAGTCAGCTCTCTATGGTCTATAGTCAGAATACAAAAAGTATTCCCGAATACATTCAAAAGATGAATAATGGGGTATTTGCTATTATTAAAGGATATACCCTCAATCGGGAAGAGCAGATTGCCAAAGAAGTTATCACCACGTTGATGTGCAATGACCGGCTTAACTGGAAAGAAATTTCTGCTCATATCGGGATGGATGAGGCCGAAATTAAAAATGCCATCTCGTACGATGAAGAGAAACTAGCCGAATTTGCCGAGGATGGAATAATTACCTATTCTCCCGAAGAGATTGATATTACTCCTGAAGGGTCACTTTTTGTACGGAATGTGGCGGCATCGTTCGATCCATTGATGAAAAAAGGAGATCAATCCAAACGATTTTCAAAACCTGTTTAA